Proteins encoded in a region of the Oncorhynchus gorbuscha isolate QuinsamMale2020 ecotype Even-year linkage group LG16, OgorEven_v1.0, whole genome shotgun sequence genome:
- the LOC123998886 gene encoding uncharacterized protein LOC123998886, whose translation MGRLDDAAKRKVVELRQAGLSFRKIKAVLELENIRVSAQAIYLYLKEFQRKKVQRGGESAAATDPQTTPGVGAGRGDGGSREGWNDQQIRNLLREASRHAGYVAASEFAKQCPGSNPPEVRGQGPSGTGSEGASRGQSNRTEKPEEGNKKEDEDKDIQIVSVTSLAQNSQQRGLPPTGAAAVTVTGAYMRKRATPRQLLTPYWQHAKGFWIRLCLIEQR comes from the coding sequence ATGGGCCGTCTGGACGATGCTGCCAAGCGCAAGGTGGTGGAGCTGCGGCAGGCGGGTCTGAGCTTCCGCAAGATCAAGGCGGTGCTGGAGCTGGAGAACATCCGGGTGTCTGCCCAAGCCATTTACCTGTACCTCAAGGAGTTCCAGAGGAAGAAGGTTCAGAGGGGTGGTGAAAGTGCTGCAGCCACAGACCCACAGACCACACCTGGGGTtggagcagggaggggagatggTGGAAGCCGGGAGGGCTGGAACGACCAGCAAATACGGAATCTACTGAGGGAGGCGTCACGCCACGCAGGCTATGTTGCAGCGTCAGAGTTCGCCAAGCAGTGTCCTGGCTCCAATCCTcctgaggtcaggggtcaggggccGTCTGGGACAGGAAGCGAAGGCGCCAGCAGAGGACAGAGCAACAGGACAGAGAAACCGGAGGAAGGGAACAAGAAGGAGGATGAGGATAAGGACATCCAGATTGTCAGTGTCACATCATTGGCTCAGAACTCTCAACAGAGGGGTCTTCCACCCACAGGAGCAGCGGCTGTGACTGTGACAGGCGCCTACATGCGTAAGAGAGCCACGCCCCGCCAGCTACTAACCCCATACTGGCAGCACGCAAAAGGCTTCTGGATAAGGCTTTGTCTCATAGAGCAAAGGTAG